In a genomic window of Spirochaetota bacterium:
- a CDS encoding adenylate/guanylate cyclase domain-containing protein: MNTKTTDRIFTLIESIPFLTKLVRKGGIRLKWVVTVSMLMVIVIAIISFLLISISERALIKANDKLCQTIAYNISSSESFLTAEKKPLKRSLILQDIVKGLSKTNIEGFVYAAVYDTQGIIAEKKYTYAAHSQAKFHGKYYSKDLITQFEKINTTVKENIELVIDSKPTQCYRYRIPFEFFKAKIGIIEIVFTEDAILGPVHRARLVMLIIATFLLSLSIYAAMRIARQMVEPIVQLTSGVIQVKKGDLTTRLTVTTHDEIGILTEEFNEMINHLREKLKMQKFVSESTISMIREKRDDELDLGGTRKNMAFLFSDIRGFTAMSEKLPPEEVVSILNEYLDLQASIIKKHGGDIDKFVGDEIMAVFEDKKKADSAVEAAVEIIESIDNLNKQRAKEGKITVTVGIGIHMGDVVHGRMGSKERMDFTSIGDAVNLAARLCSHADSQTILVSKEIIDNLSKRKFKGKKLDPIKVKGKEQPIPIFQITGKA; the protein is encoded by the coding sequence ATGAATACAAAAACCACTGATAGAATATTCACACTGATTGAGTCTATACCCTTTCTGACCAAGCTGGTACGAAAAGGGGGTATTCGATTAAAGTGGGTTGTAACAGTTTCAATGTTAATGGTGATTGTAATTGCTATAATCAGCTTTTTACTGATAAGCATTTCCGAACGTGCCCTGATAAAAGCTAATGATAAATTATGCCAGACAATAGCTTACAATATATCCTCTTCTGAAAGTTTTTTAACAGCAGAAAAAAAGCCACTGAAGCGATCTCTTATATTGCAGGATATTGTGAAAGGTTTATCAAAAACAAATATAGAAGGCTTTGTATATGCAGCTGTTTATGATACACAAGGAATCATAGCAGAAAAAAAATATACGTATGCAGCACATTCTCAGGCTAAATTCCATGGTAAATATTACTCAAAGGACCTTATAACACAATTTGAAAAAATAAATACAACAGTAAAAGAAAACATTGAATTAGTTATCGACTCAAAACCAACACAATGTTACCGTTACCGTATTCCATTTGAGTTTTTCAAAGCAAAAATTGGAATTATTGAGATAGTTTTTACAGAAGATGCAATCCTTGGCCCTGTACACAGAGCACGGCTGGTGATGCTTATCATTGCAACTTTTTTGCTTTCCTTAAGCATCTATGCAGCAATGCGCATTGCACGACAGATGGTGGAACCCATTGTACAACTGACATCAGGTGTTATTCAGGTTAAAAAAGGTGATCTTACTACCCGGCTTACTGTAACAACACATGATGAAATCGGCATCCTGACCGAAGAATTTAACGAAATGATTAATCATCTTCGCGAGAAGCTTAAAATGCAAAAATTTGTTTCAGAATCAACTATCTCCATGATACGTGAAAAAAGAGATGATGAACTTGACCTTGGTGGAACAAGGAAAAATATGGCTTTTCTTTTCTCTGATATACGAGGTTTTACTGCCATGTCAGAAAAACTGCCACCCGAAGAAGTTGTATCTATTCTCAATGAGTACCTTGATCTGCAGGCTTCAATTATTAAAAAGCATGGCGGCGATATTGATAAATTTGTGGGCGATGAGATAATGGCAGTGTTTGAAGATAAAAAGAAGGCTGATAGTGCTGTTGAAGCAGCGGTGGAAATAATCGAATCCATTGATAATCTTAATAAACAGCGTGCAAAAGAAGGAAAAATCACTGTTACGGTGGGCATTGGCATTCATATGGGTGATGTTGTCCATGGAAGAATGGGATCAAAGGAACGTATGGATTTTACCTCAATTGGCGATGCTGTTAATCTTGCAGCACGACTTTGTTCGCATGCAGATTCGCAAACTATTCTGGTATCAAAGGAAATAATTGATAATCTGTCAAAAAGAAAATTTAAGGGTAAAAAACTTGATCCCATCAAGGTTAAAGGGAAGGAACAACCAATACCAATATTCCAGATTACGGGAAAAGCATAA